The Echeneis naucrates chromosome 23, fEcheNa1.1, whole genome shotgun sequence genome has a segment encoding these proteins:
- the cdk17 gene encoding cyclin-dependent kinase 17 — protein sequence MEKMKRIKKRLSLTLRPSQTIDESLSELAEQMTMEDGGTKDNEPFMRNGRPPTSHSMHSFLHQYTGSFKKPPLRRPHSVIGGTLGSFMAMPRNGSRLDIVHENLKMGSDGESDQASGTSSDEVQSPTGVCLRNRVHRRISMEDLNKRLSLPADIRIPDGYLEKLQLSSPPFDQPLSRRSRRASLSEIGFGKLETYIKLDKLGEGTYATVFKGRSKLTDNLVALKEIRLEHEEGAPCTAIREVSLLKDLKHANIVTLHDIVHTDKSLTLVFEYLDKDLKQYMDDCGNIMSMHNVKIFLFQILRGLSYCHKRKVLHRDLKPQNLLINERGELKLADFGLARAKSVPTKTYSNEVVTLWYRPPDVLLGSSEYSTQIDMWGVGCIFYEMAAGRPLFPGSTVEDELHLIFRLLGTPTEENWLGISSIEEFKSYNFPKYKPQPLINHAPRLDGEGIELLLAFLKYESKKRISADEAMKHSYFRQLGMRVHTLHESVSLFTLKEVQLQKDPGYRNSSYPESGNSKISRRQSMLF from the exons agcccTTCATGAGGAATGGccgcccccccacctcccacaGCATGCACTCCTTCCTGCACCAGTACACCGGCTCCTTCAAGAAGCCCCCCCTCCGCCGCCCACACAGCGTCATTGGAGGCACCCTGGGCTCCTTCATGGCAATGCCACGCAATGGCAGTCGCCTGG ACATCGTGCATGAAAACTTGAAGATGGGATCAGACGGGGAGAGCGATCAGGCTTCAGGGACGTCGTCAGACGAGGTTCAGTCTCCAACTGGTGTCTGCCTAAGAAACCGAGTCCACCGGCGGATCTCCATGGAG gaCCTCAACAAGCGTCTGTCGCTACCTGCTGACATCCGAATTCCTGATGGTTACCTGGAGAAGCTGCAGCTTAGCAGCCCACCCTTCGACCAGCCGCTAAGTCGACGCTCCCGTCGAGCTTCATTG TCTGAGATTGGTTTTGGGAAGTTGGAGACGTACATTAAGCTGGACAAACTGGGAGAG GGAACCTATGCCACAGTGTTCAAAGGACGCAGCAAGCTCACAGACAACCTGGTAGCATTGAAGGAGATCAGGTTGGAGCACGAAGAGGGGGCACCATGCACTGCTATCAGAGAAG tgtCGTTACTGAAGGACCTCAAACACGCCAACATTGTGACACTACATGACATTGTTCACACAGACAAGAGCCTCACGCTTGTCTTCGAGTACCTG GATAAGGATCTGAAGCAGTACATGGATGACTGTGGGAACATAATGAGCATGCACAATGTGAAG ATCTTCCTGTTCCAGATATTACGAGGTCTTTCATATTGTCATAAGAGGAAAGTTCTCCACAGGGACCTGAAGCCCCAGAACCTCCTGATCAATGAGAGAGGAGAACTCAAACTGGCTGATTTTG GTCTGGCAAGAGCAAAGTCTGTTCCAACTAAAACCTACTCCAATGAGGTTGTGACTCTTTGGTACCGGCCTCCTGATGTTCTCCTAGGGTCGTCAGAGTATTCAACGCAGATCGACATGTG gggTGTGGGTTGTATTTTCTATGAGATGGCTGCAGGTCGGCCTCTGTTCCCCGGCTCCACCGTGGAGGACGAGCTCCACCTCATCTTCAGATTACTGG GGACACCCACAGAGGAAAACTGGCTGGGCATCTCCTCCATCGAGGAGTTCAAATCCTACAACTTCCCTAAATATAAACCACAGCCACTCATCAACCACGCTCCCag GCTGGATGGTGAAGGCattgagctgctgctggcttTCCTCAAA TACGAGTCCAAAAAGAGGATTTCAGCAGATGAGGCGATGAAACATTCCTACTTCAGACAGCTGGGAATGAGGGTCCACACACTGCACGAGA GTGTCTCATTATTCACATTAAAAGAAGTGCAGCTGCAGAAGGACCCTGGCTACAGGAACTCTTCATACCCAGAGTCAG GTAACAGCAAGATCAGCAGGAGGCAGAGCATGCTCTTCTAA